The following are from one region of the Stanieria cyanosphaera PCC 7437 genome:
- a CDS encoding phosphoribulokinase codes for MTTDLDRVVLIGVAGDSGCGKSTFLRRLTDLFGEEFMTVICLDDYHSLDRQGRKKAGVTALDPKANNFDLMYEQIKALKEGNAIDKPIYNHETGMIDPPERIEPNKVIVIEGLHPLFDERVRSLLDFSVYLDISDEVKIQWKIQRDMAERGHSYDDVIASINARKPDFSAYIEPQREFADVVIQVLPTQLLEDSDLLRVRLIQKEGVKNFEPAYLFDEGSTIDWRPCGRKLTCAYPGIKMYYGPDSFYGNEVSILEVDGQFDNLEEMIYIESHLSKTGTQHYGEMTELLLKHRDYPGSNNGTGLFQVLVGLKMRETYEKLTSTTTKQPAQVSS; via the coding sequence ATGACCACTGATCTAGACCGCGTGGTGCTTATTGGAGTAGCAGGAGACTCCGGTTGTGGTAAATCAACATTTTTACGTCGTTTAACAGATTTATTTGGCGAAGAATTTATGACGGTTATCTGCTTAGATGACTATCATAGCTTAGACCGTCAAGGCAGAAAAAAAGCAGGAGTTACTGCTTTAGATCCTAAAGCGAATAACTTTGATTTAATGTATGAGCAGATCAAAGCTCTCAAAGAAGGAAATGCGATCGATAAACCAATTTACAATCATGAAACTGGGATGATCGATCCTCCTGAAAGAATTGAACCCAACAAAGTGATTGTGATTGAAGGGCTTCATCCTTTGTTTGATGAGAGAGTTCGTTCTTTATTAGATTTCAGTGTTTATCTAGATATTAGTGACGAAGTAAAAATCCAGTGGAAAATCCAACGGGATATGGCGGAAAGAGGTCATAGCTATGATGATGTGATCGCTTCAATTAATGCCAGAAAGCCTGACTTTTCTGCCTATATCGAACCCCAACGAGAATTTGCTGATGTAGTAATTCAAGTTTTACCAACTCAATTATTAGAAGATAGCGACCTTTTACGAGTACGTTTAATTCAAAAAGAGGGTGTGAAAAACTTTGAACCTGCTTATTTGTTTGATGAAGGTTCAACGATTGATTGGAGACCTTGTGGTCGTAAGTTAACTTGTGCCTACCCTGGTATCAAAATGTATTATGGACCAGATAGTTTCTACGGCAATGAAGTGTCCATTTTAGAAGTAGATGGTCAATTTGATAATCTTGAAGAGATGATTTACATTGAAAGCCATTTGAGTAAAACAGGAACTCAGCATTACGGCGAAATGACTGAATTATTGCTCAAACATAGAGATTATCCTGGTTCTAATAATGGTACTGGTTTGTTCCAAGTTTTAGTAGGTTTGAAAATGCGTGAAACTTACGAAAAATTAACTTCTACTACTACTAAGCAACCTGCTCAAGTTTCTTCATAG
- the petH gene encoding ferredoxin--NADP reductase, translating to MHNSAATASNNNTQYQNRLFVYEVKGLSQNGNTNSLNYPIRRSGSVFITVPYHRMNQEMRRITRLGGQIVSIKPLNDDVVSEVNGTSQHRDFVSRGNLGTSHGQSNQPKQQPQAQSKSMTQTKAKKADVPVNIYRPKNPYIGKCTEIYDLVEEGGIGTCRHMTFDLSGGDLYYVEGQSIGIIPPGTDDKGNSHKLRLYSIASTRHGDAMDDKTVSLCVRKLEYQHPETGELVEGVCSTYLCNLKPGDDVAITGPVGKEMLLPDDEDANIIMMATGTGIAPFRAYLWRMFKEGDLNPDYNFKGLAWLFFGIPTSPNILYKEDLEKLEKDYPDNFRLTYAISREQKNSEGGRMYIQHRIAEYADQLWELMQNPKTHTYICGLKGMEGGIDEALTGAAAKHGVNWDEYRKQMKKEHRWHVETY from the coding sequence ATGCACAATAGCGCAGCAACAGCTTCCAATAACAACACACAATATCAAAATCGTTTATTTGTGTATGAGGTGAAAGGTCTTTCACAAAATGGTAATACTAATAGCCTTAACTACCCGATTCGTCGGAGTGGTAGCGTTTTTATTACCGTACCTTATCATCGCATGAATCAAGAAATGCGCCGCATTACTCGCTTGGGCGGACAAATCGTCAGTATTAAACCTCTTAATGACGATGTTGTTTCAGAAGTTAATGGTACCAGTCAACACCGTGATTTTGTAAGCCGAGGAAACCTCGGCACATCTCACGGTCAATCGAATCAACCAAAGCAGCAACCACAAGCGCAAAGTAAATCGATGACCCAAACAAAAGCCAAAAAAGCAGATGTACCTGTTAACATCTACCGTCCCAAAAATCCTTATATCGGTAAATGTACTGAAATTTACGATCTAGTCGAAGAAGGTGGAATCGGTACTTGTCGTCACATGACTTTTGATCTTTCTGGTGGCGATTTGTACTATGTGGAAGGTCAAAGTATTGGCATTATTCCTCCAGGAACAGATGATAAAGGTAACTCTCACAAACTGAGACTTTATTCAATTGCCTCTACTCGTCATGGAGACGCAATGGATGATAAAACCGTTTCTCTCTGCGTTCGTAAATTAGAATATCAGCATCCAGAAACTGGAGAATTAGTTGAAGGAGTTTGTTCTACTTATCTTTGTAATCTTAAACCAGGCGACGATGTAGCTATTACTGGGCCTGTAGGCAAAGAAATGCTTTTACCAGATGACGAAGATGCCAACATTATTATGATGGCAACTGGTACTGGTATTGCACCTTTCCGCGCTTATCTATGGCGGATGTTTAAAGAAGGTGACCTCAACCCAGACTATAACTTTAAAGGTTTAGCTTGGTTATTCTTCGGTATTCCTACTAGTCCTAATATTCTCTATAAAGAAGATTTAGAAAAACTGGAAAAAGATTATCCTGATAACTTCCGTTTGACTTACGCTATTAGCCGTGAACAGAAAAATTCTGAAGGCGGTAGAATGTATATTCAACATAGAATTGCAGAATATGCTGACCAACTTTGGGAGTTAATGCAAAATCCTAAAACACATACCTATATTTGTGGACTCAAAGGTATGGAAGGTGGCATTGATGAAGCACTGACTGGTGCTGCTGCTAAACACGGTGTTAATTGGGATGAATACCGTAAGCAGATGAAAAAAGAGCATCGTTGGCACGTAGAAACTTACTAA
- a CDS encoding phage holin family protein codes for MLQFVLTWLATAISLVITAWLVPGLTITSFTAAAVGAIVLGLVNAIVKPILILFTLPLTILTLGLFLLVVNAVAFSLVGYFTPGFVVAGFFPALFGSIVLSFVSGIIGQFFSTNNY; via the coding sequence ATGCTGCAATTTGTCCTGACTTGGCTCGCGACAGCTATTTCCTTAGTAATTACGGCTTGGCTTGTACCAGGATTAACAATTACAAGTTTTACGGCTGCTGCTGTAGGTGCAATAGTGTTAGGTTTAGTCAATGCTATTGTTAAGCCGATTTTGATTCTGTTTACTTTACCTTTAACTATTTTGACGCTGGGATTATTTTTGTTGGTAGTAAATGCGGTCGCTTTTAGTTTGGTAGGATATTTTACTCCTGGTTTTGTGGTTGCCGGTTTTTTCCCTGCTTTATTTGGTTCAATTGTTCTTTCTTTTGTCTCGGGAATTATTGGTCAATTTTTCTCTACTAACAACTATTGA
- a CDS encoding TIGR04376 family protein — protein MGLFEDFNQFLEDRLDEFLANNPHLELQAIEEQLREQQQDTQRLIAELQLKEKELQDEILNLAQDIQTWHGRVSKAQAAGRQDLAEAAQEREAALLRQGNQVWGQMEGVKQRIVQAKELLKQIQQRRQEVTAKYAEVKTSSSSGSSNNGYTVGWNQGVNSTHYSRAADPLDAQFQKWELDEEIERMKRNLGK, from the coding sequence ATGGGTTTATTTGAAGATTTTAATCAGTTTCTTGAAGATCGTCTAGATGAGTTTTTAGCTAATAATCCTCATTTAGAATTGCAAGCAATTGAAGAACAACTAAGGGAACAGCAGCAAGATACACAAAGACTAATTGCCGAATTACAACTAAAAGAAAAAGAACTTCAAGATGAGATTTTAAATTTGGCTCAAGATATTCAAACTTGGCATGGTAGAGTCAGTAAAGCTCAAGCAGCAGGAAGACAAGATTTGGCTGAAGCTGCTCAAGAAAGAGAAGCTGCTTTATTACGCCAAGGTAATCAAGTTTGGGGGCAAATGGAGGGAGTCAAACAAAGAATCGTTCAAGCTAAGGAATTGCTCAAACAAATACAACAGCGACGACAAGAAGTTACGGCTAAATACGCTGAAGTCAAAACAAGTTCTAGTTCTGGAAGTAGCAATAATGGTTATACTGTCGGTTGGAACCAAGGAGTTAATTCCACTCATTATAGTAGAGCAGCCGATCCTTTAGACGCCCAGTTTCAAAAATGGGAATTAGATGAAGAAATCGAGCGTATGAAACGAAATTTGGGTAAATAA
- a CDS encoding sulfurtransferase — translation MNQKYFVDCQWLAQHLNNSHVVIVDCRFQLSDPNWGWLQYTHSHIPGAYYLDLDRDLSSTIQAHGGRHPLPEVEGLGTKLASMGVVQNETLVVAYDNSRFAFAARLWWLLRYLGHEKVALLDGGWNAWQSDGYPVTTEIPPAQTGFFEPQPHQDWIVNLEQVKACQNKPGVVLVDSRERDRYAGIREPIDPIAGHIPGAVNSPWQLVSDQDGYLLPSINQEQLWSDYTSAEEIIVYCGSGVTACVNLLSLKLAGIERTKLYPGGWSDWCSYLNQ, via the coding sequence AAATATTTCGTCGATTGTCAATGGTTGGCGCAGCATCTCAACAACTCCCACGTAGTTATAGTAGACTGTCGTTTTCAGCTTAGTGACCCCAATTGGGGTTGGCTACAATATACTCATAGTCATATTCCTGGAGCTTATTATTTAGATTTAGACCGTGATTTATCTAGTACGATTCAAGCTCATGGTGGTCGTCATCCTCTTCCTGAAGTTGAGGGGTTAGGAACTAAATTAGCTTCTATGGGAGTGGTGCAGAACGAAACTTTAGTAGTAGCTTATGATAACTCTCGGTTTGCTTTTGCTGCTCGTTTATGGTGGTTATTGCGCTATTTAGGTCATGAAAAGGTAGCCTTATTAGATGGCGGTTGGAACGCCTGGCAAAGTGATGGTTATCCTGTGACTACCGAAATACCTCCTGCTCAAACTGGTTTTTTTGAACCTCAACCTCATCAAGATTGGATAGTTAACCTTGAACAAGTTAAAGCTTGTCAAAATAAACCTGGAGTGGTTTTAGTTGATTCCCGAGAACGCGATCGCTATGCTGGAATTAGAGAACCTATCGATCCGATTGCTGGTCATATTCCAGGTGCAGTTAATTCTCCTTGGCAGCTAGTTTCTGATCAAGATGGTTATCTACTTCCTAGTATAAATCAAGAGCAACTATGGTCTGACTATACTTCAGCAGAAGAAATCATCGTCTATTGTGGTTCTGGAGTAACTGCCTGTGTTAATTTATTATCTTTAAAATTGGCAGGAATTGAACGAACAAAACTTTATCCAGGTGGCTGGAGTGATTGGTGTTCTTATTTAAATCAATAG
- a CDS encoding nucleotidyltransferase domain-containing protein yields MTTTLTKKDINSPLIVNQPEIELLLCCARSQVDEQTKVKIKNLVNQDLNWELLLEIGERHGLIPLLFYNLNKLCPQAIPSNIFSSLEQYFQAHVRRNLLLTAELLKILDIFKNNNIQAIPFKGPTLANYAYKNLTLRQFCDLDLLVRERDVPKIINLLTSLGYELPSPIAEIEQKPYLQYKNFLESKEIQRKYDFIHSQKQIAIDLQWSITEKRLNDFFKLDLEYLINNSQLTSLGGAKVAQFSLEDLLLYLCFHGSKHCWSELKWVCDVAELINNNPEIDWQKVEAQAQKIDCEKILELGLWLAYDLLQANIPKSIIASLEKNLRVQWLAQQSYRSIFERPPEELNKYIFISSLKSNISTQLVYFLTMLTTPTAKEWNYLKLPKSLAFLYSLVRPYRLFVEYFNSKKI; encoded by the coding sequence ATGACAACAACTTTAACTAAAAAAGATATTAATTCACCTTTAATAGTAAATCAACCAGAAATCGAACTGCTTTTATGTTGCGCTCGCAGTCAAGTAGATGAACAAACTAAAGTTAAAATAAAAAATTTAGTCAATCAAGATTTAAATTGGGAATTGCTATTAGAAATAGGCGAAAGACACGGCTTAATACCTTTATTATTTTATAACCTCAATAAACTTTGTCCTCAAGCTATACCTAGCAATATATTTTCTTCTTTAGAGCAGTATTTTCAAGCTCATGTTAGGCGTAATTTACTTTTGACTGCGGAATTGCTAAAAATATTAGATATATTTAAAAATAATAACATTCAAGCAATTCCTTTTAAAGGACCTACTCTCGCTAATTATGCCTACAAAAATTTAACTTTAAGACAGTTTTGCGATTTAGATTTATTAGTTCGAGAACGAGATGTTCCAAAAATAATAAATCTTCTAACTTCTTTAGGTTATGAACTACCTAGTCCCATTGCAGAAATAGAGCAGAAACCTTATTTACAATATAAAAATTTTTTAGAGTCAAAAGAAATTCAACGAAAATATGATTTTATCCACTCTCAAAAACAAATTGCTATAGACCTTCAATGGTCTATTACTGAAAAAAGACTTAATGATTTCTTCAAACTCGATCTCGAATATTTAATAAATAATTCTCAGTTAACTTCTCTTGGTGGAGCTAAAGTCGCTCAATTTTCATTAGAAGATTTACTGCTGTACTTATGCTTTCATGGCTCAAAACATTGTTGGTCTGAATTAAAATGGGTGTGCGATGTCGCTGAATTAATTAATAATAATCCAGAGATTGATTGGCAAAAAGTGGAAGCACAAGCTCAAAAAATTGATTGTGAAAAAATACTAGAGCTTGGTCTTTGGTTGGCTTATGATTTGCTACAAGCTAATATTCCAAAATCTATTATAGCTTCGCTTGAAAAAAATTTAAGAGTTCAGTGGCTAGCTCAACAGTCTTACAGATCTATTTTTGAAAGACCCCCAGAAGAATTAAATAAATATATTTTTATTAGTAGTCTTAAAAGTAATATCTCAACTCAACTTGTTTATTTTCTTACTATGTTAACAACCCCCACTGCAAAAGAATGGAATTATTTAAAACTACCCAAATCTTTAGCGTTTTTGTATTCTTTAGTAAGACCTTATCGATTATTTGTAGAATATTTCAATAGTAAAAAAATTTAA